Proteins from one Streptosporangium becharense genomic window:
- a CDS encoding chorismate mutase, with translation MSTARPERGAVRVGTLTVGAGPAVVIGGPGADARWVSPAEHRGRARAAGSPAEPPTGPPAQSPTGSPVESTAESMAEALGRVRARWAGPVLAEPRSAADLPAAAGADGVVLGAAQMRDPALVRAAAGLGLPVLLRRAPAATLQEWLAVADRCAAGCGDRVMLCESGSRTEPGGTTLDLALMRAARERSGRPVLADLGADPALAAAAVAAGADGLLLAPDAGAEETLAAREAVRIVGAVTRREVPESVVAARGAIDRVDAALAVLLERRAELAGTIQRLKPVGGFAGRDMERERRLVAEMARRAPTLGEARLAPIMNAVIEAGLHLAEERRAAARD, from the coding sequence ATGTCGACCGCACGTCCGGAACGCGGAGCCGTACGGGTGGGCACGCTCACGGTGGGCGCCGGACCGGCCGTGGTGATCGGCGGTCCCGGTGCGGACGCCCGCTGGGTCAGCCCGGCCGAGCATCGCGGGCGGGCCCGCGCCGCCGGGTCCCCGGCCGAACCGCCGACCGGCCCCCCGGCCCAGTCGCCGACCGGGTCGCCGGTCGAGTCCACCGCCGAGTCGATGGCCGAGGCTCTGGGCAGGGTCCGTGCCCGCTGGGCGGGGCCGGTCCTGGCCGAGCCCCGGTCGGCGGCCGATCTGCCGGCCGCGGCGGGTGCCGACGGCGTGGTGCTCGGCGCCGCTCAGATGCGGGACCCCGCGCTGGTGCGTGCCGCCGCGGGGCTCGGTCTGCCGGTGCTCCTGCGGCGTGCCCCGGCCGCGACGCTCCAGGAGTGGCTGGCGGTCGCCGACCGCTGCGCGGCCGGGTGCGGCGACCGGGTCATGTTGTGCGAGAGCGGCAGCCGCACCGAGCCGGGGGGCACGACCCTCGACCTGGCCCTGATGCGAGCCGCCCGCGAGCGGTCCGGCCGTCCCGTCCTGGCCGATCTCGGCGCCGATCCCGCCCTGGCCGCCGCCGCCGTCGCCGCGGGTGCCGACGGGCTGCTGCTGGCCCCGGACGCCGGTGCGGAGGAGACGCTCGCCGCCCGCGAGGCCGTCCGGATCGTGGGGGCCGTCACCCGCAGGGAGGTCCCCGAGTCCGTGGTGGCCGCCCGCGGCGCGATCGACCGGGTCGACGCCGCCCTCGCCGTCCTCCTGGAGCGCCGGGCCGAGCTGGCCGGCACCATCCAGCGGCTGAAGCCCGTCGGCGGCTTCGCCGGACGCGACATGGAGCGCGAGCGCCGCCTGGTCGCCGAGATGGCGCGCCGCGCTCCCACCCTGGGCGAGGCCCGCCTGGCCCCCATCATGAACGCCGTCATCGAGGCCG
- a CDS encoding serine/threonine-protein kinase, whose amino-acid sequence MAEAQPEGRRIASRYHLLEAIGRGGMGIVWRAHDEFLDREVAIKEVRYADMLGEATQDDFNRRTKREARAAGRLTHPNVVVVHDVVEEDGRPWIVMQLVESRSLGKVLRQDGPLPPRRVAEIGLQLLDALRAAHAQGVLHRDVKPENVLLADDGRVVLTDFGIATLEAETALTMTGIAGTPAFIPPERIKGASAQRESDLWSLGATLYAAVEGKPPHDRGGALPTMHAILNDEPAPPVHAGRLSPVLEGLLRKDPAERLTYSQAERLLRRAIEEESKPERPRPARTAVMPVAGPADETDPGARFRSEEVPETGAKLGGVPGVPGVPAASGGADPKAAAPGAPAPKTPASGAPAPKTRGPAASGGTAPEKPAPAPSRREEAEESAAVAPAATAREGKSGGKAGNPPAPAPARKPGAVSAGDDAEADRPTTKARPVTGAGRPAPTAKFPAATGEPPAAAGSTAARPSASATGSSPVGFSASAAGSTAEPPAAGSAAGSPAAGSAAGSPAAGSAAKAAAEAASPTSAPPSGGKPASTPARTKPAPSARPNPFPPVGRTPVTRAPEPVPAARTEPAPRPEPATSSYDDYGSGIPMVTSREPESRPAPIKRGLLVLLPALLIVGGVAGWLGMRSSEMERTQRKHPATSESPSGGSSESGSRGKGEKASPGSSAGSQSPESPSSPSPTKSKPKSALPDGWHTHKDPNGFSIGLPKGWKVDKRPGQQVWFRGPNRSSYVMVEYTENPGPDPKQDWYDQEPVVRGSFSGYKRIRIEKADYMKKAADWEFTWNMSSGKARVLNRGFVTKGGRGYAIYWHTLAKDWKKNFHYFEGFAATFSSKK is encoded by the coding sequence ATGGCCGAAGCACAGCCCGAGGGGCGCCGTATCGCCTCCCGCTACCACCTGCTCGAAGCCATCGGCCGGGGTGGCATGGGCATCGTGTGGCGGGCCCATGACGAGTTCCTGGACCGCGAGGTCGCCATCAAGGAGGTCCGCTACGCGGACATGCTCGGCGAGGCCACCCAGGACGACTTCAACCGGCGCACCAAGCGCGAGGCTCGCGCGGCGGGGCGGCTGACCCACCCGAACGTGGTCGTCGTCCACGACGTGGTCGAGGAGGACGGGCGCCCCTGGATCGTCATGCAGCTGGTGGAGTCCCGCTCGCTCGGCAAGGTCCTGCGGCAGGACGGGCCGCTGCCGCCCCGGCGGGTCGCGGAGATCGGCCTGCAACTGCTGGACGCGCTGCGGGCCGCGCACGCCCAGGGGGTTCTGCACCGCGACGTCAAGCCGGAGAACGTGCTGCTGGCCGACGACGGCCGGGTGGTGCTGACCGACTTCGGCATCGCGACGCTGGAGGCCGAGACCGCGCTGACCATGACCGGCATCGCCGGCACCCCCGCGTTCATCCCGCCGGAGCGGATCAAAGGCGCGAGCGCGCAGCGCGAGTCCGACCTGTGGTCGCTCGGCGCCACCCTGTACGCCGCCGTGGAGGGCAAGCCCCCGCACGACCGCGGCGGGGCCCTGCCGACCATGCACGCCATCCTGAACGACGAGCCCGCACCCCCGGTCCACGCCGGACGGCTGTCCCCGGTCCTGGAGGGGCTGCTCCGCAAGGATCCCGCCGAGCGCCTGACCTACTCCCAGGCCGAACGGCTGCTGCGCAGGGCGATCGAGGAGGAGAGCAAGCCCGAGCGGCCCCGGCCCGCCAGAACCGCCGTCATGCCGGTCGCGGGCCCGGCGGACGAGACCGACCCGGGGGCCCGTTTCCGGTCCGAGGAGGTGCCGGAGACCGGCGCGAAGCTGGGCGGCGTACCCGGCGTACCCGGCGTACCCGCCGCGTCCGGCGGCGCGGACCCGAAGGCCGCCGCACCCGGGGCTCCGGCCCCGAAGACACCCGCCTCCGGTGCCCCCGCCCCGAAGACGCGCGGACCCGCGGCGTCCGGCGGTACGGCTCCGGAGAAGCCCGCCCCCGCGCCGTCGCGCCGCGAGGAGGCGGAGGAGAGCGCGGCCGTGGCGCCTGCCGCCACCGCCCGGGAGGGGAAGAGCGGCGGGAAGGCGGGGAACCCGCCCGCCCCGGCACCGGCCCGCAAGCCCGGCGCGGTCTCCGCCGGCGACGACGCCGAGGCCGACCGGCCCACCACCAAGGCCAGGCCGGTGACCGGCGCGGGCCGACCCGCTCCCACGGCCAAGTTCCCCGCCGCGACGGGCGAACCCCCCGCCGCGGCCGGGTCCACCGCCGCCCGGCCCTCCGCGTCCGCGACCGGCTCTTCCCCGGTGGGCTTCTCCGCGTCCGCCGCCGGGTCCACGGCCGAACCTCCCGCCGCCGGGTCCGCGGCCGGATCCCCCGCCGCCGGGTCCGCGGCCGGATCCCCCGCCGCCGGGTCCGCGGCCAAGGCGGCGGCCGAGGCGGCGAGCCCCACGTCCGCTCCGCCGTCCGGCGGCAAGCCCGCGTCCACCCCGGCGCGGACGAAACCCGCCCCGTCCGCGCGGCCCAACCCCTTCCCTCCGGTGGGACGCACCCCCGTGACACGCGCGCCGGAGCCCGTCCCGGCCGCCCGCACCGAACCCGCTCCCCGTCCGGAGCCGGCGACCTCCTCCTACGACGACTACGGCTCCGGCATCCCCATGGTCACCTCGCGGGAGCCGGAATCCCGGCCGGCCCCGATCAAACGGGGCCTGCTGGTGCTCCTGCCCGCGCTGCTGATCGTCGGTGGCGTCGCCGGGTGGCTCGGCATGCGCAGCAGTGAGATGGAGCGGACCCAGCGGAAACACCCGGCCACGTCGGAGTCGCCGTCCGGTGGGTCGAGCGAGTCCGGGAGCCGGGGCAAGGGGGAGAAGGCGTCCCCGGGAAGCTCGGCCGGCTCCCAGTCGCCCGAGTCGCCGTCCTCGCCGAGCCCCACGAAGTCGAAGCCGAAGTCCGCCCTGCCCGACGGCTGGCACACGCACAAGGACCCCAACGGCTTCTCCATCGGCCTGCCCAAGGGCTGGAAGGTGGACAAGCGGCCCGGTCAGCAGGTCTGGTTCCGCGGGCCGAACCGGTCGAGCTACGTCATGGTCGAGTACACCGAGAACCCCGGCCCCGACCCGAAGCAGGACTGGTACGACCAGGAGCCCGTCGTCCGCGGCTCCTTCTCCGGATACAAGCGGATCCGGATCGAGAAGGCCGACTACATGAAGAAGGCCGCCGACTGGGAGTTCACCTGGAACATGAGCTCGGGCAAGGCCCGCGTGCTCAACCGGGGGTTCGTCACCAAGGGCGGCCGGGGCTACGCGATCTACTGGCACACCCTGGCCAAGGACTGGAAGAAGAACTTCCACTACTTCGAGGGGTTCGCCGCGACGTTCTCCTCGAAGAAGTGA
- a CDS encoding serine/threonine-protein kinase produces MTERKVAGRYRLLEPLGEGGMGVVWRAHDELLDRVVAVKEVHYRGVGEEARADLNRRTIREARTAGRLDHPSVVVVHDVVEEDGRPWIVMQLVRSRSLGETVRSGGPLPPERVAAIGLRVLSALRAAHDAGVLHRDVKPENVLLADDGRVVLTDFGIASMTQEAGITRTGGVVGTPAFLPPERLHNLPATPESDLWSLGATLYAALEGRPPFERATPAATMMAVLNGEPSPMSHTGPLATVILGLLAGDPAARMTAEQAEALLSQAERGGGTSPGGNTPHRPTLPLQPDATAYGFPTPYGVQPPFGAAPPGEHPTHSGHQGHGVQPPFGAAPPGEHPTHSGHQGHGVQPPFGAAPPGEHPTHSGHQGHGVQPPFGAAPPEEHPTHSGHQGQQGHQGPPPQPPYPAAPTRHGYSPYDSQPPRPEVWPQQASHGAEGGHEPVRRSRAGRPVLLIGVVALVAAVGVGGWLAVRGTGGATDDPGGTRTTAPVAGGRTDSAETPEPSAEETPEATPTPSSKIPAGWKVHRDPLGFSVAVPRGWEVTYSKGRNRVEFREPGSEAFLWIESTEDPEKDPLRHWEKVEQAGTAQNVWPEYERVGLTELTYQGVPAADWEFTYVKDGVRRHVLDRGFRTREDNPYAIYWESPDSEWDSSYFDRFVRTFRP; encoded by the coding sequence ATGACGGAAAGAAAGGTCGCGGGCCGCTACCGGCTGCTCGAACCCCTCGGTGAGGGGGGCATGGGCGTGGTCTGGCGTGCCCACGACGAGCTCCTCGACCGGGTCGTCGCGGTCAAGGAGGTCCACTACCGGGGAGTGGGTGAGGAGGCTCGCGCCGATCTGAACCGGCGCACGATCCGCGAGGCCCGGACCGCCGGGCGGCTCGACCACCCCTCCGTGGTCGTCGTCCACGACGTGGTCGAGGAGGACGGGCGCCCCTGGATCGTCATGCAGCTGGTCCGGTCCCGGTCGCTGGGCGAGACCGTCCGCTCCGGCGGGCCGCTCCCTCCCGAGCGGGTGGCGGCGATCGGGCTGCGCGTGTTGAGCGCGCTGCGTGCCGCGCACGACGCCGGAGTCCTGCACCGCGACGTCAAACCGGAGAACGTGCTGCTGGCCGACGACGGCCGGGTGGTGCTGACCGACTTCGGCATCGCCTCCATGACGCAGGAGGCGGGCATCACCCGCACCGGCGGCGTGGTCGGCACCCCCGCGTTCCTGCCGCCGGAGCGGCTGCACAACCTGCCCGCCACCCCCGAGTCGGACCTGTGGTCCCTGGGGGCGACGCTGTACGCGGCGCTGGAGGGCCGGCCGCCGTTCGAGCGTGCCACGCCCGCCGCGACCATGATGGCCGTCCTCAACGGCGAGCCGAGCCCGATGTCCCACACCGGCCCGCTGGCCACCGTGATCCTCGGCCTGCTGGCGGGGGATCCGGCCGCGCGGATGACGGCGGAGCAGGCCGAGGCCCTGCTGAGCCAGGCCGAGCGGGGCGGCGGCACCTCCCCCGGGGGGAACACCCCGCACCGCCCGACGCTGCCCCTGCAGCCCGACGCCACGGCCTACGGCTTCCCCACCCCCTACGGCGTGCAACCGCCCTTCGGCGCAGCACCCCCCGGGGAACACCCCACCCACAGCGGACACCAGGGCCACGGCGTACAGCCGCCCTTCGGCGCAGCACCCCCCGGGGAACACCCCACCCACAGCGGACACCAGGGCCACGGCGTACAGCCGCCCTTCGGCGCAGCACCCCCCGGGGAACACCCCACCCACAGCGGACACCAGGGCCACGGCGTACAGCCGCCCTTCGGCGCAGCACCCCCTGAGGAACACCCCACCCACAGCGGACACCAGGGCCAGCAGGGCCACCAGGGCCCTCCGCCGCAACCGCCGTACCCGGCCGCTCCGACCCGGCACGGGTATTCACCGTACGACTCCCAGCCCCCGCGGCCGGAAGTCTGGCCGCAGCAGGCTTCGCACGGCGCCGAGGGCGGGCACGAGCCGGTGAGGCGGTCGCGGGCCGGACGGCCGGTGCTCCTGATCGGGGTGGTCGCACTGGTGGCGGCGGTCGGGGTCGGCGGATGGCTGGCCGTGCGCGGCACGGGCGGCGCGACGGACGACCCGGGCGGCACGCGGACGACCGCTCCGGTCGCCGGCGGCCGGACGGACTCCGCCGAGACTCCCGAGCCGTCTGCGGAGGAGACCCCCGAGGCGACCCCCACCCCCAGCTCGAAGATCCCCGCCGGCTGGAAGGTGCACCGCGACCCGCTGGGCTTCTCCGTCGCGGTGCCCCGCGGCTGGGAGGTCACCTACTCCAAGGGCCGCAACCGGGTGGAGTTCCGGGAGCCGGGGTCCGAGGCCTTCCTGTGGATCGAGTCGACCGAAGACCCCGAGAAGGACCCGCTGCGGCACTGGGAGAAGGTGGAGCAGGCCGGGACGGCCCAGAACGTGTGGCCCGAGTACGAGCGGGTCGGCCTGACCGAGCTGACCTACCAGGGTGTGCCCGCCGCCGACTGGGAGTTCACCTACGTCAAGGACGGCGTCCGCAGGCATGTGCTGGACCGCGGTTTCCGCACCCGCGAGGACAATCCGTACGCGATCTACTGGGAGAGCCCCGATTCGGAGTGGGACTCCTCCTACTTCGACCGGTTCGTCAGGACCTTCCGGCCGTGA
- a CDS encoding AzlC family ABC transporter permease, with amino-acid sequence MKETTRSSAIRDGLGVGIAVGLAGVAFGAAAVTAGLTVMQACVLSLFAFTGASQFALVGVVAGGGSLVAGTAGAILLGARNGLYGLRLADLLGVRGWARLPAAHGVIDETAAVALAQPDERSARTGFFVTFASLYLTWNTTTLLGAVGTSQVADPAVFGLDSVGPATFLAILWPRLTGRGREARTSRLVAGGGAAVALAATPFTPPGVPVLLAAVAALAVLLRRPK; translated from the coding sequence ATGAAAGAGACCACTCGTTCCTCGGCGATCAGGGACGGACTGGGCGTGGGGATCGCGGTGGGTCTCGCCGGGGTGGCCTTCGGCGCGGCGGCGGTCACCGCCGGGCTGACCGTCATGCAGGCCTGCGTGCTGAGCCTGTTCGCCTTCACCGGCGCCTCCCAGTTCGCGCTGGTCGGCGTCGTCGCGGGCGGCGGCAGCCTGGTCGCGGGCACCGCGGGTGCGATACTGCTGGGGGCTCGCAACGGCCTGTACGGCCTGCGTCTCGCCGATCTGCTCGGCGTACGGGGCTGGGCCAGGCTGCCGGCGGCCCACGGAGTGATCGACGAGACAGCCGCGGTCGCCCTGGCCCAGCCGGACGAGCGGTCGGCCAGGACCGGGTTCTTCGTCACGTTCGCCAGCCTCTATCTCACCTGGAACACCACCACCCTGCTCGGGGCGGTGGGCACCTCGCAGGTCGCCGACCCCGCGGTGTTCGGGCTGGACTCGGTCGGCCCCGCGACGTTCCTGGCCATCCTGTGGCCCCGGCTCACCGGCCGGGGACGGGAGGCCCGGACCTCACGGTTGGTCGCGGGCGGCGGTGCGGCGGTCGCACTGGCCGCGACCCCGTTCACCCCGCCGGGCGTGCCGGTGCTGCTGGCGGCCGTGGCCGCGCTCGCCGTCCTGCTGAGGAGGCCGAAGTGA
- a CDS encoding AzlD domain-containing protein — MTIWWAVAATCAACYMLKLAGLSAPRRILDHPGVQRFAALVPVALLAALIAVQSFAHGQELHVDWPRTAGLGAAVVALLARAPFLVVLAVAAVVTAATRYLLG; from the coding sequence GTGACGATCTGGTGGGCCGTCGCCGCCACGTGCGCCGCGTGTTACATGCTGAAGCTGGCCGGGTTGTCGGCGCCGCGCCGGATCCTCGACCATCCGGGGGTGCAGCGCTTCGCGGCGCTGGTCCCGGTGGCGCTGCTCGCCGCGTTGATCGCGGTGCAGTCCTTCGCGCACGGGCAGGAACTCCACGTCGACTGGCCGCGCACCGCGGGGCTCGGCGCGGCCGTCGTGGCCCTGCTGGCCCGTGCCCCGTTCCTGGTGGTCCTGGCGGTGGCGGCCGTGGTGACCGCCGCGACGCGGTATCTGCTGGGCTGA
- a CDS encoding serine/threonine protein kinase yields MSDSQEIIGGRYRLLEHIGRGGMGTVWRARDEVLGRHVAVKEVIPSPDLTGPEREVFTLRTLREARAAGRIGHPGVATVYDVVEEHGRPWIVMQLVDSRTLGAVIRQEGPLPPARVARIGLEVLGALLAAHQAGVLHRDVKPDNVLLARDGRAVLTDFGIAMLEGDSSVTRTGALIGTPAFIAPERANGGPARFASDLWSLGVTLYMAVEGRSPFERAHPLATLSAVMHEEPPPLRRAGALGPVIFGLLRKDPAERMSAHDLQIHLASLVNGTSPEPTMPIDLSAPVPAPGAGAVPGPGVSSAAAPMPATGDVAPGPSYGPASASPPMPAPASPPVPAPAASSGAASLSSSGPAPEPASSAGSGTGEAPRRRRRRPALSALVAGVLALVLTSGGAAWVAVNGSEQPPAGPPAPVSVPAESGTPENRPEQARLPTRKDSAPARPEGTGEGSASPALPVPDRSGQESPAPTQRPSGEPSDRPSDGGPRDDSRGDKGGGRSGNDDSRNDDSGGSGGSGEESEQDSGRDDSGSTGEDTDTGQGSGDGSDEGTGQEDELSGERVEPAGSVGGPVTNGQGRGKSKGKGHGKTKGKKGKGKAK; encoded by the coding sequence ATGTCCGATTCTCAGGAGATCATCGGAGGCCGTTACCGCCTGCTGGAGCACATCGGCCGGGGAGGCATGGGAACGGTCTGGCGGGCGCGTGACGAGGTGCTGGGACGGCATGTGGCGGTCAAGGAGGTCATCCCATCCCCTGACCTGACCGGCCCCGAACGCGAGGTCTTCACCCTTCGGACGCTCAGGGAGGCACGCGCCGCCGGACGGATCGGGCACCCGGGGGTGGCCACGGTCTACGACGTGGTCGAGGAGCACGGCCGGCCGTGGATCGTCATGCAGCTGGTCGACTCCCGCACGCTCGGCGCGGTGATCAGACAGGAGGGGCCGCTGCCCCCGGCGCGGGTGGCGCGGATCGGGCTGGAGGTGCTCGGAGCGCTGCTCGCCGCGCACCAGGCGGGCGTGCTCCACCGGGATGTCAAACCGGACAACGTCCTGCTGGCCAGGGACGGCCGGGCCGTACTCACCGACTTCGGCATCGCCATGCTGGAAGGTGACTCCTCGGTCACCAGGACCGGCGCGCTCATCGGCACCCCGGCGTTCATCGCGCCGGAGCGGGCGAACGGCGGGCCGGCGCGGTTCGCCTCCGACCTGTGGTCGCTGGGCGTGACGCTCTACATGGCGGTCGAGGGCCGCTCCCCCTTCGAGCGGGCCCACCCGCTGGCGACGCTCAGCGCCGTCATGCACGAGGAGCCGCCACCGCTCCGGCGTGCCGGAGCGCTCGGCCCGGTGATCTTCGGTCTGCTCCGCAAGGATCCGGCGGAGCGCATGTCCGCGCACGACCTGCAGATTCACCTGGCCTCCCTGGTGAACGGCACCTCGCCGGAGCCGACCATGCCCATCGACCTGTCGGCGCCGGTGCCCGCGCCGGGGGCCGGGGCCGTTCCCGGTCCGGGCGTCTCATCGGCCGCCGCTCCGATGCCGGCGACCGGAGACGTCGCACCCGGGCCCTCGTACGGGCCCGCGTCCGCTTCCCCGCCCATGCCGGCACCTGCCTCCCCGCCCGTACCGGCACCCGCGGCCTCGTCCGGGGCGGCGTCCCTGTCGTCGTCCGGCCCCGCCCCGGAGCCCGCCTCCTCGGCCGGGTCCGGCACGGGTGAGGCCCCTCGCAGGAGGCGGCGGCGTCCGGCGCTGTCCGCGCTGGTGGCGGGAGTGCTCGCCCTCGTCCTGACCTCGGGCGGGGCGGCCTGGGTCGCCGTCAACGGCTCCGAGCAGCCCCCGGCCGGCCCACCGGCCCCGGTGAGCGTGCCCGCCGAGAGCGGTACCCCGGAGAACAGGCCCGAGCAGGCCCGGCTGCCCACGCGGAAGGACTCCGCACCGGCCCGGCCCGAAGGCACCGGGGAGGGGTCCGCCTCCCCCGCTCTCCCGGTTCCCGACCGATCCGGACAGGAGAGTCCCGCTCCCACCCAGAGGCCCTCCGGCGAGCCGTCCGACCGGCCGTCGGACGGGGGCCCGCGCGACGATTCACGCGGTGACAAGGGGGGCGGCCGCTCCGGGAACGACGACTCCCGGAACGACGACTCCGGCGGCTCCGGCGGCTCCGGTGAGGAGTCGGAGCAGGACTCCGGCCGGGACGACTCCGGGAGCACCGGCGAGGACACGGACACCGGGCAGGGTTCCGGCGACGGCTCCGACGAGGGCACCGGTCAGGAGGACGAACTCTCCGGCGAACGGGTGGAGCCCGCCGGCAGCGTGGGCGGCCCCGTCACGAACGGCCAGGGCAGGGGAAAGAGCAAGGGGAAGGGCCACGGCAAGACGAAGGGAAAGAAGGGGAAGGGGAAGGCGAAGTGA
- a CDS encoding RluA family pseudouridine synthase, with amino-acid sequence MADRRSLPVPDGLEGERLDAALSRLFGLSRTRAAELIVAGDVLVDGSPAAKSDRVHGGAWLDVLLPPPPSAPMPVAEPVPGMQIVYEDDDIVVVNKPVGVAAHPTTGWTGPTVIGGLLGAGHRVATSGAAERQGIVHRLDANTTGTMVVAKSEHAYSHLKRAFKERTVDKRYHALVQGHLDPLRGTVDAPIDRHPVGDGRWAVVAGGKESVTHYDTVEAFRSASLLDIKLETGRTHQIRVHMSALRHPCVGDMLYGADPTLAARLGVSRQWLHAVSLAFEHPTTGEWMSFTTDYPDDLALALELVAADH; translated from the coding sequence ATGGCTGACCGGCGGAGTCTCCCGGTTCCCGACGGCCTGGAGGGCGAACGCCTGGACGCGGCCCTGTCACGCCTGTTCGGGCTCTCCCGCACCCGCGCCGCCGAGCTGATCGTCGCCGGTGACGTCCTCGTCGACGGCTCGCCCGCGGCCAAGTCCGACCGGGTCCACGGCGGCGCCTGGCTGGACGTGCTCCTCCCCCCGCCGCCCAGCGCGCCGATGCCGGTGGCCGAGCCGGTCCCCGGCATGCAGATCGTCTACGAGGACGACGACATCGTCGTCGTCAACAAACCGGTCGGCGTGGCCGCCCACCCGACCACCGGCTGGACCGGTCCCACCGTGATCGGCGGCCTGCTCGGCGCCGGGCACCGGGTGGCCACCAGCGGCGCGGCCGAGCGCCAGGGCATCGTGCACCGGCTCGACGCCAACACCACCGGCACCATGGTGGTGGCCAAGAGCGAGCACGCCTACTCCCACCTCAAGCGGGCCTTCAAGGAGCGCACGGTCGACAAGCGCTACCACGCGCTCGTCCAGGGTCATCTCGACCCCCTCCGCGGTACGGTGGACGCACCCATCGACCGGCACCCCGTCGGCGACGGCCGATGGGCCGTGGTGGCCGGTGGCAAGGAGTCGGTGACCCACTACGACACGGTGGAGGCGTTCCGGTCGGCGTCGTTGCTGGACATCAAGCTGGAGACCGGCCGGACCCACCAGATCCGCGTCCACATGTCGGCGCTGCGCCACCCGTGCGTCGGTGACATGCTCTACGGTGCCGATCCCACGCTGGCCGCCCGGCTGGGCGTGAGCCGCCAGTGGCTGCACGCGGTCTCGCTGGCCTTCGAACACCCCACGACGGGCGAGTGGATGTCCTTCACCACCGACTACCCGGACGACCTCGCCCTGGCCCTGGAACTGGTCGCGGCCGACCACTGA
- a CDS encoding signal peptidase II, translating to MRDLQAAGGAPLTGDAADGAAPAAPPLARRRVATLMTVFPIVYVLDLVTKTIVLRTLEGREPLVIIPDLLQFRVIFNSGAAFGLGTGLTIVFTCVATGVVVAILRTARNLRSLPWAVTLGLLLGGALGNLTDRVFRWPSGFGPGRPSPFQGHVVDFIETFPGHFPIWNVADSAVVCGGILAVLLAWRGYQIDGTRDMEQGGQDGEEKNDG from the coding sequence GTGCGTGACCTGCAAGCAGCGGGAGGAGCGCCGCTGACCGGCGACGCCGCGGACGGGGCGGCGCCGGCCGCCCCGCCCCTGGCCCGGCGGCGGGTCGCCACGCTCATGACGGTCTTCCCGATCGTCTACGTCCTCGACCTCGTGACGAAGACGATCGTGCTGCGGACCCTGGAGGGCAGGGAACCGCTCGTGATCATCCCGGACCTCCTCCAGTTCCGGGTGATCTTCAACTCCGGGGCCGCCTTCGGCCTCGGTACGGGCCTGACGATCGTGTTCACGTGTGTCGCGACGGGGGTCGTGGTGGCGATCCTGCGCACCGCCCGCAACCTGCGCAGCCTGCCCTGGGCGGTGACGCTCGGCCTGCTGCTCGGCGGGGCGCTCGGCAACCTGACCGACCGCGTCTTCCGCTGGCCCTCGGGCTTCGGCCCCGGCAGGCCCTCGCCGTTCCAGGGGCACGTGGTCGACTTCATCGAGACCTTCCCCGGGCACTTCCCGATCTGGAACGTGGCCGACTCGGCGGTCGTCTGCGGCGGTATCCTCGCTGTCCTCCTCGCCTGGCGGGGATACCAGATCGACGGCACCCGCGACATGGAGCAGGGCGGGCAGGACGGAGAGGAGAAGAACGATGGCTGA
- a CDS encoding TraR/DksA family transcriptional regulator — protein MRAGESAVLPSQNGVVVTWSAEELAEVRARLAEEIQELNQEIARAESEIASADVTDGAGDDQADAGARTYEREREIALTLNSRDLVAQNERAIARIDAGTYGVCESCHQPIGKERLQAFPRATLCVTCKQREERR, from the coding sequence GTGCGCGCTGGTGAGAGCGCGGTATTGCCGTCACAGAACGGTGTCGTCGTCACGTGGTCGGCCGAGGAGCTCGCGGAGGTGCGCGCGCGACTGGCCGAGGAGATCCAGGAGCTCAACCAGGAGATCGCCAGAGCGGAGTCCGAGATCGCGTCCGCAGACGTGACCGACGGCGCGGGCGACGACCAGGCCGACGCCGGGGCCAGGACGTATGAGCGCGAGCGTGAGATCGCCCTTACCCTGAACTCGCGCGATCTGGTCGCGCAGAACGAGCGAGCGATCGCCCGGATCGACGCGGGGACCTACGGAGTGTGCGAATCGTGCCATCAGCCGATCGGAAAGGAGCGCCTGCAGGCGTTCCCGAGGGCGACGCTGTGCGTGACCTGCAAGCAGCGGGAGGAGCGCCGCTGA